From the Scatophagus argus isolate fScaArg1 chromosome 21, fScaArg1.pri, whole genome shotgun sequence genome, one window contains:
- the cbx1b gene encoding chromobox protein homolog 1b isoform X1, whose translation MSMSLTTEPPNDGPTVTEESKMTSSEKKDKKPDDVAEEEEEEEEYVVEKVLNRRVVKGRVEYLLKWKGFSEEDNTWEPEDNLDCPDLIAEFLQSQKSAHDGKRKAAGDAEGDESKTKKKKDDTEKLRGFARGLAPERIIGATDSTGELMFLMKWKNSDEADLVPAKEANVKCPQVVISFYEERLTWHSYPTEDEKKDDKN comes from the exons ATGAGTATGAGCCTGACTACAGAGCCCCCTAACGATGGCCCCACTGTTACAGAAG AGAGCAAGATGACTTCATCTGAGAAGAAGGACAAGAAGCCGGATGACgtggcagaggaagaggaggaggaggaagaataTGTGGTGGAAAAGGTCCTGAATCGGCGGGTGGTGAAAGGGAGAGTAGAGTATCTCCTCAAGTGGAAAGGCTTCTCTGA AGAAGACAACACGTGGGAGCCAGAAGACAACCTGGACTGCCCAGATTTGATTGCAGAATTTCTGCAGTCTCAGAAATCGGCACACGATGGAAAGAGGAAGGCGGCCGGTGATGCAGAAGGAGatgaaagtaaaacaaagaagaaaaaagatgac ACAGAGAAGCTAAGGGGCTTTGCTCGAGGGCTGGCTCCAGAAAGGATTATTGGTGCCACAGATTCCACAGGAGAACTCATGTTCCTCATGAAATG gAAAAATTCCGACGAAGCCGACTTGGTGCCGGCGAAGGAGGCCAACGTGAAGTGTCCGCAGGTGGTCATCTCGTTCTACGAAGAAAGACTCACTTGGCACTCGTATCCCACCGAAGACGAGAAAAAAGACGACAAAAACTAA
- the cbx1b gene encoding chromobox protein homolog 1b isoform X2: MTSSEKKDKKPDDVAEEEEEEEEYVVEKVLNRRVVKGRVEYLLKWKGFSEEDNTWEPEDNLDCPDLIAEFLQSQKSAHDGKRKAAGDAEGDESKTKKKKDDTEKLRGFARGLAPERIIGATDSTGELMFLMKWKNSDEADLVPAKEANVKCPQVVISFYEERLTWHSYPTEDEKKDDKN; this comes from the exons ATGACTTCATCTGAGAAGAAGGACAAGAAGCCGGATGACgtggcagaggaagaggaggaggaggaagaataTGTGGTGGAAAAGGTCCTGAATCGGCGGGTGGTGAAAGGGAGAGTAGAGTATCTCCTCAAGTGGAAAGGCTTCTCTGA AGAAGACAACACGTGGGAGCCAGAAGACAACCTGGACTGCCCAGATTTGATTGCAGAATTTCTGCAGTCTCAGAAATCGGCACACGATGGAAAGAGGAAGGCGGCCGGTGATGCAGAAGGAGatgaaagtaaaacaaagaagaaaaaagatgac ACAGAGAAGCTAAGGGGCTTTGCTCGAGGGCTGGCTCCAGAAAGGATTATTGGTGCCACAGATTCCACAGGAGAACTCATGTTCCTCATGAAATG gAAAAATTCCGACGAAGCCGACTTGGTGCCGGCGAAGGAGGCCAACGTGAAGTGTCCGCAGGTGGTCATCTCGTTCTACGAAGAAAGACTCACTTGGCACTCGTATCCCACCGAAGACGAGAAAAAAGACGACAAAAACTAA